The genomic segment GCAGGCGGCGGCCTGTCGCCCTGGGCAGTACTCACAGGCACCGCCAGCAGCGGCGAGGTCAGCCTGACCGCCGTGGGCAGCCGCGCCTGGCTGAGTGACTACCGGCTTAGCGTTGGAGGCATCGGCGTCAACGTGCATGACCGCCTGGAGCTGTCACTGGCGCGACAGCGGCTGGCGTTGACCACCCTGGGTGGCGAACTGGAACAGACCATCGCCGGCGGCAAGCTGCGCCTGTTTGGCGATGTCCTCTATCACCCCTGGGGTATCTGGAGCCTGGGGATTCAGCACAAGTGGCTGGAGGATGGCGACCTCGCCCGCGCAGTGGGTGCCACGGACATCCGTGGCACCGATCTCTACCTGAGCGGCAGCAAGCTGTGGTTTGACGCCGTCGCCGGCCGCAACCTGTTGACCAACCTCACGCTCAGGCACTCGGCTGCCAATCAGGGCGGGCTGCTTGGCTACGGCGGCGACCAGCACGATGGCGGCTCGCTGCTCGTCGAGGGCTCGCTGGGCCTGTTCATCACCCCTCGCTGGATCATCGGCACCGAGTACCGACAAAAACCCGACAATCTCTCATTCGCTACCGAGGACGACTGGCAGAGCCTGTATAGCGCGTACTTTGTCAACAAACAGCTATCCGTCACGGCCGCCTGGCTGGACCTCGGATCCATCGCGGGTCTCGATGGCCAGCGTGGCAGCTATGTATCGCTCCAACTGTCATTCTAGGGAAACGTCATGACGATCCGTCGATTCTGCCGCGCGATGCTTCTGAGCACGCTATTGATCATCACAGGATGTAGCACTAGCCAACCGTCATCTCCTCAAACGCTCTACGCAGATCTGGGCGCTGAGGCTGGTATCTCGGCGGTCGTCGAGAACCTGATGTATCGCATTGCCGACGATCCGGCGATAGTAGGATTCTTCGCCAATACCAATATCGACCACTTCGTCGCCTCGCTGGAGCAGCAGCTATGTGACATAAGCGACGGTCCATGCACCTATCAGGGCCCCCCGATGGATCGTGCGCACCAGCATATGGGTCTCGACGACAGCCACTTCAACCGGCTGGTGGAACACCTCGATGCCGCCATGATCGATGAAAATATCCCACTGCGAACCCGCAATCGGCTATATGCTCGGCTCGCTCCGCTGCACGGCGACATCATGCGTTTGCAATAGCTGCTTGGCTATCGCCGGCGCCACGCATCGCTATACTCAGGGTTCAATGGCCCATGACGTACTACGCGAGCAACTTGCATGCACCATTCGCCAGACACCCGTACCTATCGACCGCTGACCCAGCACCGCCTGATGGCGCTGCTGTTCGGCGCGCTGGGGGTGGGCGTCGCGTTGATCCTGGCGATCAGTTGGCAAGTCTCGCGCCAGGCGGGCCTGGGCAGCGCCCTGGCCTGGCTGGGCGCCGGTGCCGTGGTGCTGCTGGCGGTGTCACTGCTGTTTCTGCGCGAGCTTAGCCACCAGCGAGAGGCCCAGCAGCACATGGAGCGCGCCCTGCAGGAATCCCGCCAGCGCCTGCTCGCCCAGCAGCAGGCCTGGCACGAATTGCGCAACCTGCAGCACGAGGCCGGTGACTGTGACTTCTACGCCAGCGTGCTGAGTTCGACCGCACGGCTGATGAACGTGCCGCGGGTCAGCATCTGGCTGCTCGGCGACGACACCATGACCTGCCAGGCCAGCCTCGATGATGCCCAGGTCGGCGAACAGCTGCCCATCGAGCGCCTCGACGGCTACCTGGGGGCGCTCCGAGAGTCCCCCGGCCTGGCCAGCGTCGAGGCCCAGCACGACCCCCGCCTGGCCTGCCTCAGCGACTATCTGGTCAAGCATGGCGTGGTCTCGATGCTCGACGCCGGCGTCTTCGTCGGCGGTGAGCTGCGCGGCATTCTATGCTGCGAATCGCTGCTAACGCGGCGCTGGCACGCCGAGGAGGTCAGCTGTCTGATCGCGGTTTCGGGGTTGATCTCGCAGTTCGCCGAGTCGCTGCGCCGGCGTGCGGCGGAGCAGGACCTGCACCGCTACCTGCACTACGACGACGTCACCGGCCTGCCCACTCTGCGCGGTCTGGACGCGCCACTCGAGCGCCACCTCGAGGCCGGTCGCTTTCATCTCGGCGTGCTGCGGATCGGCGGGCTCAGCCAGATCAACGAAACCCTCGGCCAGCGCGGTGGCGACCAAGCGCTGAGCCTGATCGCCCAGCATCTGCAGCGCTATATGGACCAAACGCTATCGGGCATCGACCTGGCGCGACTGCCTTCCAACCGCCTGGTGCTGGTGATGCCGGATACCAGCCGTGATGTGGCGCATCAGCTGTTGGCGGAACTGCTGGAAACCCTCAACGCTCACCCTTGGTGGGTGGATGACCAGGCGTTCCAGTTGCAGTTCGCCCTCGGCATTGCCAGCTATCCGGACCACTCCGACAGCGTCGAACAGCTGCTGCAGCGTGCCGAGCTGGCCCTCAAGGAAGCGCGCCATGATACTCGCCACGGCGTGGCCTTCTACGCCAGCGAGCTGAGCGAGTGGCAGCAGCGACAGAACCTGCTCGAGCGCGAGCTGCGCGAGGCCATCCGCAGCCAGCAATTCTGCCTCTATCTGCAGCCACAGTTCGACCGCCGGGGAGCCCTGCGG from the Halomonas sp. 1513 genome contains:
- a CDS encoding group 1 truncated hemoglobin; this translates as MTIRRFCRAMLLSTLLIITGCSTSQPSSPQTLYADLGAEAGISAVVENLMYRIADDPAIVGFFANTNIDHFVASLEQQLCDISDGPCTYQGPPMDRAHQHMGLDDSHFNRLVEHLDAAMIDENIPLRTRNRLYARLAPLHGDIMRLQ